In the genome of Anabas testudineus chromosome 4, fAnaTes1.2, whole genome shotgun sequence, one region contains:
- the arrdc2 gene encoding arrestin domain-containing protein 2 isoform X1: MIFDKLKKFDIVFDSPEVDCPPVFSSGDVVSGRVVMELSGETKVDSLKLHAEGFAKVHWTESRSAGSSTAYTQNYSDEVEYLNRREVLLQADNGEVTVLPAGKHEFPFSFQLPEETLVTSFEGKHGSIRYWVKVKLHRPWATVRKIKKEFTVIEPIDINTPALLAPQAGTKDKMARAWYRNFGQVSVTAKIDRKGYTPGEVIPVFAEFDNSTSRSVVPKAYITQTQTFIARGTMKQKRSVVATLCGDIVSSYCRETWHGRAIKIPPVGPSILQCRIIKVEYMLKVCVDVPGTSKLCLELPLVIGTIPLHPFGSRTSSISSQYSVNLEWLRMAIPEQPEPPPDYNSVVTEEEAEQRNNMVAPQLTEDLSGILERPLMAFVQEFRFRPPPVYSEIDPNPQPFNIRPRCMTC; the protein is encoded by the exons ATGATTTTCGACAAGTTGAAAAAGTTTGACATCGTCTTCGACTCCCCGGAGGTGGACTGTCCTCCGGTGTTCAGCAGCGGGGACGTGGTGTCCGGCCGGGTGGTGATGGAGCTGTCCGGGGAGACCAAGGTGGACTCCCTGAAGCTCCACGCCGAGGGTTTTGCCAAAGTGCATTGGACCGAGTCCCGGTCCGCCGGCTCCAGCACCGCGTACACGCAGAACTACAGCGACGAAGTGGAGTACCTGAACCGCAGAGAGGTGCTGCTGCAGGCAG ATAATGGCGAAGTGACCGTCCTTCCTGCTGGCAAACATGAATTTCCGTTCAGCTTTCAGCTGCCAGAGGAGACACTTGTCACCTCCTTCGAGGGCAAACACGGCAGCATCCGTTACTGGGTCAAAGTTAAGCTACACAGACCGTGGGCTACAGTCAGAAAGATCAAGAAGGAGTTCACAGTCATTGAGCCCATTGACATCAACACACCAGCGTTACTG GCACCACAGGCTGGAACCAAGGATAAGATGGCACGAGCATGGTACCGCAACTTTGGACAGGTGTCTGTAACTGCAAAGATCGACCGCAAAGGCTACACACCAG GTGAGGTGATACCTGTTTTTGCGGAGTTCGACAACTCTACCTCCAGATCAGTTGTTCCCAAAGCCTACATcactcagacacagacattcATCGCCCGCGGCACCATGAAACAGAAGCGCTCCGTGGTGGCCACCCTGTGTGGGGACATTGTGAGCTCCTACTGCCGGGAAACCTGGCACGGCCGCGCCATCAAGATCCCACCTGTGGGCCCCTCCATCCTGCAGTGCCGCATCATCAAAGTAGAGTACATGCTCAAG GTCTGTGTTGATGTTCCTGGGACTTCTAAGCTATGTCTGGAGCTGCCCCTGGTCATAGGCACCATCCCCCTCCATCCTTTTGGCAGCCGAACCTCCAGCATCAGCAGCCAGTACAGTGTCAACCTGGAGTGGCTGCGTATGGCCATCCCCGAGCAGCCTGAGC CTCCTCCAGATTACAACTCTGTGGTCACcgaggaggaggcagagcagcGCAACAACATGGTCGCCCCACAACTCACTGAAGACCTGAGTGGCATTCTCGAGCGCCCCCTTATGGCTTTTGTCCAAGAGTTTCGCTTTCGACCTCCGCCAGTGTACAGCGAG ATTGACCCCAACCCTCAGCCCTTCAACATCAGACCTCGCTGCATGACGTGTTGA